In Phaeobacter porticola, one DNA window encodes the following:
- a CDS encoding metal-dependent hydrolase, producing the protein MRIIWLGHGSFRIETEEQVLLIDPWLTGNPMLDYGQQDAAVTGATHIVLTHAHFDHVIDVLALARRLDVPIVGQYDLMGVWGETEDVTTIGFNKGGTVNLDGPRLAMVPASHSSTFTTQEGLRTGGTEVGYMLMSEGRILYISGDTGIMADMDWMGDYYKPDIGIISAGGHFTMDMAQVAYAAKRYFDFKTLIPCHYRTFPILEQSAASLAEALPDVQVIEPQVLEAITL; encoded by the coding sequence ATGCGGATCATCTGGCTGGGACACGGCAGTTTTCGTATTGAGACGGAGGAGCAGGTGCTACTGATCGACCCATGGTTAACCGGCAACCCGATGCTGGACTATGGCCAACAGGACGCTGCTGTAACAGGTGCAACGCATATCGTCCTCACGCATGCGCATTTTGATCACGTCATCGACGTATTGGCGCTGGCGCGGCGGCTGGATGTGCCGATCGTTGGTCAATATGATCTGATGGGCGTCTGGGGTGAGACTGAAGATGTGACCACCATCGGTTTCAACAAGGGGGGCACGGTCAATTTGGACGGGCCACGCCTGGCCATGGTGCCTGCATCACATAGTTCGACCTTTACCACGCAGGAAGGATTGCGCACCGGCGGCACCGAGGTGGGGTATATGCTGATGAGCGAGGGGCGCATTCTGTATATTTCAGGCGACACCGGGATAATGGCCGATATGGACTGGATGGGGGATTACTACAAACCGGATATCGGCATTATCAGCGCAGGCGGGCATTTCACCATGGATATGGCGCAGGTTGCCTATGCAGCGAAACGCTACTTCGACTTTAAGACACTGATCCCGTGCCATTACCGCACCTTCCCGATCCTGGAGCAAAGCGCGGCCAGCCTGGCAGAGGCGCTGCCTGATGTGCAAGTGATCGAACCGCAGGTATTGGAAGCCATCACCCTTTAA
- a CDS encoding 5-bromo-4-chloroindolyl phosphate hydrolysis family protein yields the protein MAQRFGGKYSPDGRDTGADESPTSGNTTSSANSYRSAKVDPVGMRANLMALPAGLVALMSVFSDAAGLAFGLLAAATWAGSAYLLRDGLRAEAAYNDRKVARRPALPRKILAALLCGTGALFAVWRQDPGALSALIYAAAAIGLHLAAFGLDPLRGKGTEGIDDFQRDRVARVVDEAETYLSAMQDAALRARDRKVEQQVEAFQEVARDLFRTVEEDPRDLTGARRYLTIYLMGARDATIKFADIYTRSGDTQARQDFLALLTDLEQNFAARTRKMLMEDRTDLTVEIDVLRDRLQREGVHLDTR from the coding sequence ATGGCACAACGTTTTGGCGGCAAATACAGCCCTGATGGCCGCGACACCGGGGCAGATGAATCTCCCACCTCCGGGAACACCACCTCCAGCGCCAACAGCTATCGCAGCGCCAAAGTTGATCCAGTCGGCATGCGCGCCAATCTGATGGCACTGCCTGCGGGGCTGGTGGCCCTGATGTCTGTCTTCTCGGATGCGGCTGGTCTGGCGTTTGGCTTGCTTGCCGCAGCGACGTGGGCCGGATCAGCCTATCTGCTGCGCGATGGCCTGCGGGCTGAAGCCGCCTATAATGATCGCAAAGTTGCCCGCCGCCCTGCCCTGCCACGCAAGATCCTGGCGGCGTTACTCTGCGGTACCGGTGCCTTGTTTGCTGTCTGGCGGCAGGACCCCGGCGCACTCAGCGCGCTGATTTATGCCGCTGCGGCGATTGGCCTGCATCTGGCGGCCTTTGGCCTTGATCCCCTGCGGGGCAAGGGCACTGAAGGCATTGATGATTTCCAGCGTGACCGCGTTGCCCGTGTTGTGGACGAAGCCGAAACCTATCTCTCCGCAATGCAGGATGCCGCCCTGCGCGCCCGCGACCGCAAAGTCGAGCAGCAGGTTGAGGCCTTTCAGGAGGTGGCACGCGACCTCTTTCGTACAGTTGAGGAAGACCCCCGCGATCTGACCGGCGCGCGGCGCTACCTCACCATCTATTTGATGGGCGCGCGCGATGCGACCATCAAATTCGCCGATATTTATACCCGCAGTGGCGACACTCAGGCCCGGCAGGATTTTCTAGCCCTGCTGACTGACCTGGAACAGAACTTCGCCGCCCGCACCCGTAAGATGCTGATGGAGGATCGCACCGATCTAACCGTTGAAATCGACGTGCTGCGGGATCGTTTGCAGCGCGAGGGCGTTCATCTGGACACCCGCTGA
- a CDS encoding DNA-3-methyladenine glycosylase I produces MSTEFLAPDGQLRCGWAGSVPEFLPYHDDEWGYPVADDKRLFEKICLESFQSGLSWRTILAKRENFRVAFHGFDWSRIAEFGAQDVDRLLQDAGIIRHRGKIEAVINNAKRAAEMVEVEGSLAAFFWRYEPGPDEQVPPQTASVTPQSIALSKELKKRGWKFVGPTTMFAFMQAMGLVNDHATGCICRIKAAEARAGFTSPAVG; encoded by the coding sequence ATGAGCACGGAGTTTTTGGCACCCGACGGGCAGTTGCGCTGTGGTTGGGCCGGGTCTGTCCCGGAATTTTTACCGTATCACGATGACGAATGGGGCTATCCCGTAGCAGATGATAAGCGCCTATTTGAGAAGATCTGTCTGGAGAGTTTTCAGTCCGGTCTCAGCTGGCGAACCATCCTGGCCAAACGCGAGAATTTCCGAGTCGCTTTTCACGGCTTCGACTGGAGCCGCATAGCTGAATTTGGCGCGCAGGATGTGGACCGTCTGCTGCAAGATGCAGGCATCATACGCCACCGTGGAAAGATCGAAGCGGTGATCAATAACGCAAAACGCGCCGCCGAGATGGTCGAGGTCGAAGGATCTCTGGCGGCGTTTTTCTGGCGCTATGAACCCGGACCGGATGAACAAGTGCCGCCGCAAACGGCATCTGTCACGCCGCAGTCAATCGCCCTGTCAAAAGAGCTGAAGAAACGCGGCTGGAAATTTGTCGGCCCCACTACCATGTTCGCTTTCATGCAGGCCATGGGGTTGGTCAATGATCACGCGACTGGCTGCATCTGCCGGATCAAGGCCGCCGAGGCCCGTGCCGGTTTCACCTCGCCCGCAGTTGGCTGA
- a CDS encoding toxic anion resistance protein — translation MSETIQKKAAKETQLISEVTAITLPEPMAEVQPLEQADAATSADIRERMAQIDMSDSNSIINFGSGAQTELQVISQAMLTDVRNKDVGPAGDSLRNIVTTIRGFSVSELDVRRKRSFWERLLGRAAPFAKFTARFEDVQGQIDRITDNLLSHEHQLLKDIKSLDLLYAKTLSFYDELALYIAAGEAKLAELDANEIPALEAAVAAAAESDQVMRAQELRDMRAARDDLERRVHDLKLTRQVTMQSLPSIRLVQENDKSLVTKINSTLVNTVPLWETQLAQAVTIQRSAEAAAAVRDANDLTNELLTSNAANLRETNKVIRQEMERGVFDIEAVKQANADLIGTIQESLQIADDGKAKRAAAEVDLKKMEAELRDTLAAAKARRDGVGDTAATAVPGTA, via the coding sequence ATGTCCGAGACCATTCAGAAAAAGGCCGCCAAAGAGACCCAGCTGATCTCAGAGGTCACCGCCATCACCCTTCCCGAACCGATGGCCGAAGTCCAGCCGCTGGAACAGGCCGATGCGGCGACCAGTGCCGATATCCGCGAGCGGATGGCGCAGATTGACATGTCAGACAGCAACTCGATCATCAACTTCGGTTCTGGCGCACAGACCGAATTGCAAGTGATCAGCCAAGCAATGCTGACCGATGTACGCAACAAGGATGTCGGCCCCGCCGGTGACAGCCTGCGCAATATTGTGACCACCATCCGCGGTTTTTCCGTGTCGGAACTGGATGTGCGCCGCAAGCGCAGTTTCTGGGAGCGTCTGCTGGGTCGCGCCGCGCCTTTCGCCAAATTCACCGCCCGATTTGAGGATGTGCAGGGCCAGATCGACCGGATTACCGATAATCTCCTTAGTCATGAGCATCAGCTGCTCAAGGATATCAAATCGCTGGATCTGCTCTATGCCAAAACGCTGAGCTTCTATGATGAGCTGGCGCTTTATATCGCCGCTGGTGAGGCCAAGCTGGCCGAGCTGGATGCCAATGAGATCCCCGCCCTGGAAGCCGCTGTCGCCGCCGCGGCTGAGAGCGACCAGGTGATGCGCGCGCAGGAGTTGCGCGACATGCGCGCCGCCCGCGACGATCTGGAGCGCCGGGTGCATGATCTGAAACTGACCCGTCAGGTCACCATGCAGTCGCTGCCCTCAATCCGTCTGGTGCAGGAAAACGACAAATCCCTGGTGACCAAGATCAACTCAACGCTGGTGAACACCGTGCCACTTTGGGAGACCCAGCTGGCGCAGGCTGTCACCATCCAGCGCTCTGCCGAGGCGGCGGCTGCCGTGCGCGATGCCAATGACCTGACAAATGAGCTGTTGACCTCCAACGCCGCCAACCTGCGCGAAACCAACAAGGTGATCCGTCAGGAAATGGAGCGCGGCGTTTTCGACATCGAAGCAGTGAAGCAGGCCAATGCCGATCTGATCGGCACCATTCAGGAAAGCCTGCAAATCGCCGATGACGGCAAGGCCAAACGCGCCGCAGCTGAGGTAGACCTGAAGAAGATGGAAGCAGAATTGCGCGACACGCTGGCCGCAGCCAAGGCGCGTCGAGACGGTGTTGGCGATACAGCAGCTACGGCGGTCCCCGGCACCGCATGA
- a CDS encoding nucleoside deaminase codes for MPFRSYMDIALTEARAAAARGEVPVGAVLIAPDGQIAARAGNRTRELSDPTAHAEVLVIREACAAAGSERLTGYDLYVTLEPCAMCAAALAAARIGRVYYGASDPKSGGVAHGACVFSHPQAHHTPEVYEGISASAAETLLKDFFGTRRSGGA; via the coding sequence ATGCCATTTCGTTCATACATGGATATAGCCCTTACCGAGGCCCGCGCCGCCGCCGCGCGTGGCGAGGTGCCCGTGGGTGCCGTACTGATCGCCCCGGACGGTCAAATCGCTGCCAGGGCTGGAAATCGCACCCGCGAGCTGAGCGACCCGACTGCCCATGCCGAGGTGTTGGTGATCCGTGAGGCCTGTGCCGCTGCGGGATCGGAGCGGCTGACTGGCTATGATCTTTATGTGACGCTGGAACCCTGCGCGATGTGTGCCGCCGCCCTTGCCGCCGCCCGCATTGGCCGCGTTTACTACGGTGCCTCGGATCCGAAATCCGGCGGTGTCGCCCATGGGGCCTGTGTGTTCTCCCATCCGCAAGCCCATCACACGCCCGAGGTCTATGAGGGGATCAGCGCCAGTGCAGCCGAAACCCTGCTCAAGGACTTCTTTGGCACGCGCCGCTCCGGTGGTGCTTGA
- a CDS encoding glutathione S-transferase C-terminal domain-containing protein, translating into MGMLIDGKWDDAADQSMVLGMYRREQSALPTSIDAQVLEQIGTERDRFFLIASASCPWSHGAVIALVLGGLMDTVDIQWAGGPRREGYGLLPGGPLPNRSEFQHVHQFYTSTIATYTGRSTVPVLWDAKLGNILSNSSADIMAAFDVLSAHIDLCPAQLHSEITELKQYIFDGLSNAVYRAGKSQRQDEYDQAVNTVFDTLDQLETRLDGQPFLFGDALTQADIRLFATLVRFDTVYATHFRCTRKRLVEYPNLWQFTRRIFQMPGIRQTVDFDEIRFGYYINDGDHNPYGLIGQQPEIDWESQEGL; encoded by the coding sequence ATGGGCATGTTGATCGACGGAAAATGGGACGATGCTGCCGATCAATCTATGGTGTTAGGCATGTACCGTCGCGAGCAAAGTGCCCTCCCGACGTCGATTGACGCGCAGGTCCTGGAGCAGATTGGCACAGAACGTGACCGATTCTTTCTGATCGCGTCAGCAAGCTGCCCGTGGTCACATGGTGCGGTTATAGCGCTGGTTCTTGGCGGGCTGATGGATACCGTGGATATTCAATGGGCCGGTGGGCCGCGACGCGAAGGATATGGGCTTTTGCCCGGTGGACCACTTCCCAATCGTTCCGAATTTCAACATGTGCATCAGTTCTATACATCAACGATCGCCACTTATACGGGCCGTTCAACGGTTCCCGTGCTGTGGGATGCAAAACTGGGCAACATTCTTTCAAACTCCTCCGCAGATATCATGGCGGCATTCGATGTATTAAGCGCGCATATTGACCTCTGCCCAGCACAGCTGCACTCCGAAATCACCGAGCTGAAACAGTATATCTTTGATGGGTTGTCCAATGCGGTCTATCGGGCTGGAAAATCGCAGAGACAGGATGAGTATGATCAGGCGGTCAACACTGTGTTTGACACGCTCGATCAGTTGGAAACCCGGCTGGATGGGCAGCCGTTCCTATTCGGAGACGCGCTCACGCAAGCTGATATCAGGCTTTTTGCAACGCTCGTACGGTTTGACACTGTCTACGCAACACATTTTCGCTGCACACGCAAAAGATTGGTGGAGTATCCAAACTTGTGGCAATTTACCCGTCGTATCTTTCAAATGCCGGGCATCCGCCAGACGGTTGATTTTGATGAGATCCGGTTTGGCTATTACATCAATGACGGTGATCACAACCCGTATGGCCTTATCGGTCAACAGCCAGAAATCGACTGGGAAAGCCAAGAGGGCCTGTAA
- the gatC gene encoding Asp-tRNA(Asn)/Glu-tRNA(Gln) amidotransferase subunit GatC, with protein MSIDQSTAAKVAKLARIKVEEDALPALADEFNTILGFIEQLNEVDVDGVEPMTSVTPQRLKRRVDEVTDGGQQDKILANAPDAREGFFAVPKVVE; from the coding sequence ATGTCGATTGACCAAAGCACCGCCGCCAAAGTGGCCAAACTGGCCCGTATCAAGGTCGAAGAGGACGCGCTGCCTGCACTGGCAGATGAGTTCAACACGATCCTTGGCTTTATTGAACAGCTGAATGAGGTGGACGTAGACGGCGTGGAGCCGATGACCTCGGTCACGCCCCAACGTCTTAAACGCCGGGTAGATGAGGTTACGGATGGCGGCCAGCAGGACAAAATCCTGGCCAATGCCCCCGATGCCCGCGAAGGCTTTTTTGCAGTGCCCAAGGTGGTTGAATAA
- a CDS encoding GNAT family N-acetyltransferase, giving the protein MDLIDIPPTDAHRLVPLLQKLQALHVTHQPGRYAANPSDAALTNWLGDWLTDESLTARAAVSPTGAIMGYIIYGIEERPALPVRRAETRAMLHHIAVADSWQRMGVGTALIAEMKRAVNAQGINIIATTYAPFNTASAALMARMGLRPVMTTAEWRGES; this is encoded by the coding sequence ATGGATTTGATCGACATTCCCCCAACCGACGCCCATCGCCTGGTGCCGCTGCTGCAAAAGCTGCAGGCGCTGCATGTGACCCACCAGCCAGGCCGCTATGCAGCCAACCCCAGCGATGCCGCCCTGACCAACTGGCTGGGGGATTGGCTCACAGACGAGAGCCTGACCGCACGCGCTGCTGTCAGCCCGACAGGCGCTATCATGGGCTACATCATCTATGGGATCGAAGAGCGCCCAGCCCTCCCCGTGCGCCGCGCTGAGACCCGCGCCATGCTGCATCATATCGCTGTCGCGGACAGCTGGCAGCGAATGGGGGTGGGAACAGCCCTGATTGCGGAAATGAAGCGCGCTGTAAACGCGCAGGGCATCAACATTATTGCCACCACATACGCGCCGTTTAATACCGCCTCGGCCGCACTGATGGCGCGCATGGGGTTACGGCCAGTCATGACAACGGCAGAGTGGCGCGGCGAGTCATAG
- a CDS encoding N-acetylmuramoyl-L-alanine amidase, producing the protein MSQASPKHQKRQGAIWHPSPNFGARRDGLRPHLVVLHYTAMDSSAAALGRLCDPQWEVSAHYLIGGDGTLWQMVREADRAWHAGAGEWCGQTDINSRSIGIELDNRGNHPFSAPQMTRLETLLSAILQRWNISPTGVIGHSCMAPGRKSDPGPRFDWARLARQGLAAPVPEVTGAAPPIAQASGARMDRFRTLARARGFTADVDDNTLLQAVRLRFRAWQRGPLSEADVQLLWPDNP; encoded by the coding sequence ATGTCCCAGGCATCTCCAAAACATCAAAAAAGGCAGGGCGCCATCTGGCATCCCAGCCCAAATTTCGGTGCACGTCGCGATGGGCTGAGACCGCATCTTGTTGTGCTGCACTACACCGCGATGGACAGCTCCGCAGCCGCGCTCGGGCGTCTGTGTGATCCTCAGTGGGAGGTTTCGGCCCATTATCTGATTGGCGGCGATGGTACGCTTTGGCAAATGGTACGCGAGGCCGACCGCGCCTGGCACGCGGGTGCGGGCGAATGGTGTGGGCAGACAGATATCAACTCCCGCTCCATCGGTATCGAACTCGACAATCGTGGCAATCATCCGTTCTCCGCGCCGCAGATGACCCGATTGGAAACGCTCCTGAGCGCTATCCTGCAACGTTGGAATATCTCACCGACAGGGGTGATCGGTCATTCCTGCATGGCGCCCGGCCGCAAATCTGATCCCGGCCCGCGTTTTGACTGGGCGCGTCTGGCGCGGCAAGGACTGGCGGCGCCTGTGCCGGAGGTCACGGGGGCTGCGCCTCCCATCGCGCAGGCGTCCGGCGCGCGGATGGACCGCTTTCGCACCCTTGCGCGGGCACGCGGCTTTACTGCAGATGTCGATGACAACACATTGCTGCAAGCGGTGCGTCTGAGGTTTCGCGCCTGGCAACGTGGACCATTGAGCGAGGCGGATGTGCAACTGCTCTGGCCTGACAACCCCTAA
- the rpmG gene encoding 50S ribosomal protein L33 yields MAKPTTIKIRLNSTAGTGHFYVTKKNARTMTEKMVVRKYDPVVRKHVEYKEGKIK; encoded by the coding sequence ATGGCGAAGCCGACCACAATCAAGATCCGCCTGAACTCGACCGCGGGCACGGGCCACTTCTACGTGACCAAGAAAAACGCACGCACCATGACCGAGAAAATGGTTGTGCGTAAGTATGACCCGGTCGTGCGCAAGCACGTTGAGTACAAAGAAGGCAAAATCAAATAA
- a CDS encoding pseudouridine synthase — protein sequence MSKTPSSPKGQRPGTAKPARNTRPASAKAGKTSADTPATGDGPEGDRIAKVLSRAGVASRREAERMIAEGRVAVNGKVIDSPALNVVLGKDRIVVDGNPMQDPEPPRLWMYHKPSGLVTTTNDELDRRTIFDALPEDMPRVMTVGRLDLNSEGLLLLTNDGGIKRQLELPSTGWLRRYRVRINGRPKDTDFEPLRQGLVIEGERFQPMTVALDRQQGANAWLTIGLREGKNREIRRAIEDIGFTVNRLLRLSYGPFQLGNLKPGEVEELRPRVVRDQLGLAAPETEEDEKPKRPVRQRPGAGKPGPKPGAKPDFKSGGKPGGKPSGKPSGRSFGSADRSSEKPGDRSGARPAGKPGGKFAGKGKASDRFAGKSEGKPTGRTADRTSDRPGGKPAGKFGSKPGGKPGSKFGGKPSGGGTGRDGGRDTGRGPTPRSGGKPPRR from the coding sequence ATGAGCAAAACACCATCTTCCCCCAAAGGCCAGCGCCCCGGCACGGCCAAACCAGCCCGCAACACACGCCCTGCTTCGGCAAAGGCAGGCAAGACGTCGGCTGACACGCCCGCCACCGGTGATGGCCCCGAAGGCGACCGCATCGCCAAGGTTCTGTCGCGCGCAGGCGTTGCGTCGCGGCGCGAGGCCGAGCGGATGATCGCCGAAGGGCGCGTTGCGGTGAACGGCAAGGTCATCGACAGCCCGGCGCTGAACGTGGTGCTGGGCAAGGATCGGATCGTGGTGGATGGCAACCCGATGCAGGATCCCGAACCGCCGCGCCTATGGATGTACCACAAACCCTCAGGTCTGGTGACCACGACAAATGATGAGCTGGACCGCCGGACAATCTTTGACGCCCTGCCGGAGGATATGCCGCGCGTGATGACTGTAGGTCGGCTTGACCTCAATTCAGAGGGACTGCTGCTTCTGACCAACGATGGCGGCATCAAGCGCCAGCTCGAGCTGCCGTCTACTGGCTGGCTGCGCCGCTACCGCGTGCGTATCAACGGCCGCCCAAAAGACACCGATTTCGAGCCATTGCGTCAGGGTTTGGTGATCGAGGGAGAGCGCTTTCAGCCGATGACCGTGGCGCTGGATCGCCAGCAAGGCGCAAACGCCTGGCTGACAATTGGCCTGCGCGAAGGCAAAAACCGCGAGATCCGCCGCGCCATCGAAGACATTGGTTTTACCGTGAACCGCCTGCTGCGCCTGTCTTACGGCCCCTTCCAGCTGGGCAATCTGAAGCCGGGCGAGGTCGAAGAACTGCGCCCACGCGTGGTGCGGGATCAGCTCGGACTTGCCGCCCCAGAAACTGAAGAAGACGAAAAACCCAAGCGCCCTGTGCGTCAACGCCCCGGTGCGGGCAAACCCGGCCCGAAGCCAGGTGCCAAACCAGATTTCAAATCAGGCGGTAAGCCGGGCGGAAAACCAAGTGGGAAACCGTCAGGTCGCTCCTTTGGCTCCGCTGATAGGTCGAGCGAGAAGCCCGGCGACCGGTCTGGAGCCCGCCCTGCTGGCAAACCCGGCGGAAAATTTGCAGGCAAAGGTAAAGCATCTGATCGGTTTGCCGGAAAATCCGAAGGTAAGCCCACGGGCCGGACCGCTGATCGCACGTCAGACAGACCTGGTGGCAAACCCGCAGGCAAATTCGGAAGCAAACCGGGTGGCAAACCCGGCAGCAAGTTCGGCGGCAAACCCTCTGGTGGCGGCACGGGTCGCGATGGCGGTCGGGACACGGGTCGAGGACCCACGCCACGCAGTGGTGGTAAACCGCCGCGCCGCTAA
- the gatA gene encoding Asp-tRNA(Asn)/Glu-tRNA(Gln) amidotransferase subunit GatA: MTELNKLTLSEARDALRKGETTSVELTEACLKAIDAADALNAFVHKTPELAMERAKAADVRIQAGDAPAMCGLPIGIKDLFCTKGVPSQAASKILDGFKPEYESTVSQQLADAGSVMLGKLNMDEFAMGSSNETSAYGDVVSPWRRGNDDSALTPGGSSGGSAAAVAADLCLAATGTDTGGSIRQPAAFTGITGIKPTYGRCSRWGVVAFASSLDQAGPMTKSVRDAAMMLETMCGHDPKDSTSADLAVSNFEAMLTGDVKGKKIGIPREYRMDGMPGEIEKLWSEGAEMLRAAGAEIIDISLPHTKYALPAYYVIAPAEASSNLARYDGVRYGQRATLEGGDGITEMYEKTRAAGFGHEVQRRVMVGTYVLSAGFYDAYYNRARKVRTLIKKDFENVFAQGIDAILTPATPSSAFGLGEMTDADPVQMYLNDVFTVTVNLAGLPGISVPTGIDAKGLPLGLQLIGRPWEEGDLLNTAYALEGAAGFVAKPGQWW, encoded by the coding sequence ATGACTGAACTGAACAAACTCACATTGTCCGAAGCCCGCGATGCGCTGCGCAAGGGCGAAACCACATCGGTTGAGCTGACCGAAGCCTGTCTCAAGGCGATTGACGCGGCAGATGCGCTCAATGCATTTGTGCACAAGACACCTGAGCTGGCGATGGAACGCGCCAAGGCTGCGGATGTCCGCATTCAGGCCGGTGACGCGCCTGCTATGTGTGGCCTGCCGATTGGGATCAAGGATCTGTTTTGTACCAAGGGAGTACCCTCGCAGGCGGCGTCCAAGATCCTAGACGGATTCAAGCCCGAATATGAATCCACTGTTTCGCAGCAGCTGGCGGATGCGGGTTCGGTCATGCTGGGCAAGCTGAACATGGATGAATTTGCCATGGGCTCATCGAATGAGACATCGGCCTACGGCGATGTTGTCAGCCCCTGGCGGCGCGGCAATGACGACTCGGCACTGACACCCGGCGGGTCGTCCGGCGGGTCTGCTGCGGCTGTTGCGGCGGATCTCTGTCTGGCGGCAACCGGCACCGACACCGGTGGTTCGATTCGCCAGCCTGCGGCCTTTACCGGCATCACCGGCATCAAACCCACCTACGGTCGCTGCTCGCGCTGGGGTGTGGTGGCCTTTGCCTCCTCACTGGATCAGGCCGGTCCGATGACCAAATCGGTGCGCGATGCAGCGATGATGCTGGAAACCATGTGTGGTCATGACCCCAAGGACAGCACCAGCGCCGATCTGGCTGTGTCGAATTTTGAGGCGATGCTGACAGGCGACGTCAAGGGCAAGAAAATCGGCATCCCCCGCGAATACCGCATGGATGGTATGCCGGGTGAGATCGAGAAGCTGTGGTCAGAAGGCGCCGAGATGCTGCGCGCTGCCGGTGCCGAGATCATTGATATCTCTCTACCGCATACCAAATACGCGCTGCCCGCTTATTACGTGATCGCCCCGGCGGAGGCCTCGTCGAATCTCGCACGCTACGACGGCGTGCGCTACGGTCAGCGCGCAACGCTGGAAGGTGGCGATGGCATCACCGAAATGTATGAAAAGACCCGCGCGGCTGGGTTCGGCCATGAGGTGCAGCGCCGCGTGATGGTCGGCACCTATGTGCTGTCTGCGGGGTTCTACGACGCCTACTACAATCGCGCGCGCAAGGTACGTACCCTGATCAAGAAAGACTTCGAAAATGTGTTCGCCCAGGGTATCGATGCCATCCTGACACCTGCGACACCGTCTTCGGCCTTTGGTCTGGGTGAGATGACCGATGCTGACCCGGTGCAGATGTATCTCAATGACGTCTTTACCGTCACCGTGAACCTCGCCGGTCTGCCCGGCATTTCGGTCCCGACTGGTATCGACGCCAAGGGGCTGCCGCTGGGTCTTCAGCTGATTGGTCGTCCGTGGGAAGAGGGCGATCTGCTGAATACGGCCTATGCGCTGGAAGGGGCGGCTGGCTTTGTGGCCAAGCCCGGTCAATGGTGGTAG
- a CDS encoding Bax inhibitor-1 family protein, whose product MAQFDTIRSAAGARSAEIDAGLRAHMNKVYGTMAVGTFITFLAAWAISGLAVTTDPANAAAQLSADKYLTSLGYALYGSPLKWVIMFAPLAFVFGISAGINRMSAATAQLVFYVFATVMGLSISSIFLVFTGQSIIQVFLITSIAFAGLSLVGYTTKKDLSGMGTFLIMGLIGLIVASIVNMFLASSAMAFAISVIGVLIFAGLTAYDTQRIKNEYLQHAHMGDQEWLGKAAIMGALSLYLDFINMFMMLLQLLGNRE is encoded by the coding sequence ATGGCACAGTTTGACACCATCCGGTCCGCAGCAGGCGCACGCTCTGCCGAGATCGATGCGGGCCTGCGCGCCCACATGAACAAGGTCTACGGCACCATGGCCGTGGGCACATTCATCACCTTTCTGGCAGCCTGGGCCATCTCCGGCCTGGCCGTCACCACCGACCCTGCGAATGCCGCCGCTCAGCTGAGCGCTGACAAATATCTGACAAGCCTTGGCTACGCGCTCTATGGGTCGCCCCTGAAATGGGTGATCATGTTCGCGCCGCTGGCCTTTGTGTTCGGCATCAGTGCAGGCATCAACCGCATGTCTGCCGCCACCGCTCAACTGGTGTTCTATGTCTTTGCCACCGTGATGGGGCTGTCGATCAGCTCCATCTTCCTGGTGTTCACAGGGCAGTCGATTATTCAGGTGTTCCTGATCACCTCTATTGCCTTTGCGGGTCTGTCACTGGTTGGTTACACCACCAAGAAAGACCTCTCCGGCATGGGCACCTTCTTGATCATGGGGCTGATCGGTCTGATCGTAGCCTCGATCGTCAATATGTTCCTGGCGTCTTCTGCCATGGCATTTGCGATTTCGGTTATCGGCGTGCTGATCTTTGCCGGTCTCACCGCCTATGACACCCAGCGGATCAAGAATGAGTATCTGCAGCACGCCCACATGGGCGACCAGGAATGGCTTGGCAAAGCTGCCATCATGGGCGCACTGAGCCTCTATCTGGACTTCATCAATATGTTCATGATGCTGCTCCAACTGCTTGGAAACCGCGAATAA